The Solibacillus sp. FSL R7-0682 genome includes a window with the following:
- a CDS encoding ECF transporter S component — translation MKKKSLKLRSFVTIGMLSGISFVLMLFNFPLPWFPVFLQIDFSDVPALIAAITMGPVAGILVELIKNILDWVYTGAPEGIPVGHLANFATGVLFILPAYFIYKKIPTVKGLIIGLVASTVVMSVGMAALNYLAFLPMYTYLLGMPEFDMYETVILGILPFNLIKGIMMLVIVTMIYRTMRVWIENQRRQYIA, via the coding sequence ATGAAAAAGAAAAGTTTAAAGTTACGTTCATTCGTAACAATCGGAATGCTAAGTGGGATTTCATTTGTATTAATGTTATTTAACTTCCCGTTACCGTGGTTTCCTGTCTTTTTACAAATCGATTTTAGTGATGTGCCTGCATTAATAGCGGCAATTACAATGGGACCGGTTGCTGGTATTTTAGTGGAACTTATTAAAAATATTTTAGATTGGGTATACACAGGAGCGCCTGAAGGGATTCCTGTAGGGCATTTAGCGAATTTTGCTACAGGTGTATTATTCATTTTACCTGCTTACTTCATCTATAAAAAAATTCCAACTGTAAAAGGTTTAATTATAGGCTTGGTTGCGTCAACTGTTGTGATGTCAGTCGGTATGGCAGCGTTAAATTATTTAGCATTTTTACCTATGTATACGTATCTATTAGGAATGCCAGAATTCGATATGTATGAAACAGTTATATTAGGTATTTTACCATTCAATCTTATTAAAGGAATTATGATGCTAGTTATTGTCACGATGATTTACCGTACAATGCGTGTGTGGATTGAAAATCAGCGTCGTCAATATATTGCATAA
- a CDS encoding ABC transporter, with product MFQALKVGLLIERTNRKNIVALLVVALIVFGCMFFIKAQSVGDQLNEKKGDYYNSRAVLSKFQVQDASVNGDGSNLFKNLTQQKSAIALQIAALTVEDYPMYYEASLRIAELRQQAFDLEEYEKVSNLLPSKLQNAMNLLYFKTMLDEGKASVSNLSYYIPFLLFFFSLVGAGWYIFISFYTSSILLDDFEHSSIIKGYPVRFDHYILSKCVIAFLYVVAFTALIFVCATPLLFNGLGDPFEPVKVYLDEAALITSAGYIARCIGYMIVISLFVMLLSIILNVLLKNMYLTLFVHFIMFFLPTIFPSLISLFPYNPFHFMNFNEILKGMPIDLVKPVDITMNLGMLIMGVCILIMLFIIKTFFSTGKIKRA from the coding sequence GTGTTTCAAGCTTTAAAGGTCGGATTATTAATTGAACGCACAAATCGAAAGAATATTGTAGCACTACTTGTTGTCGCTTTAATTGTATTTGGGTGCATGTTCTTTATTAAAGCGCAGTCTGTAGGGGATCAACTTAATGAGAAAAAGGGCGATTACTATAATTCACGTGCTGTACTCTCAAAGTTCCAAGTACAGGATGCTTCGGTAAATGGTGATGGAAGTAACTTATTTAAAAACTTAACACAACAAAAAAGTGCAATTGCCTTACAAATTGCAGCATTAACCGTAGAAGACTATCCAATGTATTATGAAGCGTCTTTACGAATAGCGGAGCTACGTCAACAAGCATTTGATTTGGAGGAATATGAAAAAGTATCCAATCTCCTTCCTTCAAAACTTCAAAACGCAATGAACTTGCTTTATTTTAAAACGATGCTTGACGAAGGAAAGGCTAGTGTAAGTAATTTATCTTACTACATTCCATTTTTATTGTTTTTCTTTAGTTTAGTTGGAGCAGGTTGGTACATATTTATTAGTTTTTATACGAGCTCAATATTACTAGATGACTTTGAACATTCCAGCATTATTAAAGGTTATCCGGTGCGATTTGACCATTATATCTTATCAAAATGTGTAATTGCTTTTTTATATGTAGTGGCCTTTACCGCACTCATTTTTGTTTGTGCTACACCGCTATTATTTAATGGGCTAGGTGACCCATTTGAACCTGTAAAAGTATATTTAGATGAAGCAGCACTCATCACAAGTGCAGGGTATATTGCACGTTGCATTGGCTATATGATTGTTATTTCATTATTTGTAATGTTACTCTCAATCATATTAAACGTGCTCCTGAAAAACATGTATTTAACGTTATTTGTTCATTTTATCATGTTCTTTTTACCTACAATCTTCCCATCGCTTATTAGCTTATTTCCATACAATCCATTCCATTTCATGAACTTTAATGAAATATTAAAGGGTATGCCAATTGATTTAGTGAAGCCGGTTGATATTACGATGAATTTAGGCATGCTAATTATGGGCGTTTGTATCCTAATTATGCTATTTATCATTAAAACATTTTTCTCAACAGGGAAAATTAAAAGAGCATAG
- a CDS encoding MerR family transcriptional regulator — protein MSREFRRAMPLLPISMVMQLTELTARQIRYYEEHELIVPARSEGNRRMFSLDDIDALLEIRELLDQGINMAGIKKVFAMRNDDYVRSSDTYQMSDAELRAILREEMQQAQRLQKTSLRQGDLSRFFQYKNE, from the coding sequence ATGAGTCGAGAGTTTCGAAGAGCAATGCCGTTATTGCCAATAAGCATGGTCATGCAATTAACAGAATTAACGGCAAGACAAATTCGCTACTACGAAGAACATGAATTAATCGTCCCCGCAAGATCGGAAGGGAACAGGAGGATGTTTTCTTTAGATGATATTGATGCTTTGCTAGAAATAAGAGAATTACTAGACCAGGGCATTAATATGGCAGGCATTAAAAAAGTGTTTGCAATGCGGAATGATGATTATGTTAGAAGTTCTGACACGTATCAAATGTCGGATGCAGAATTACGAGCAATATTACGTGAAGAAATGCAGCAGGCGCAACGTTTGCAAAAAACTTCGCTACGTCAAGGCGATTTATCGCGTTTCTTTCAGTATAAAAATGAGTAG
- a CDS encoding YitT family protein has translation MASQGVAKSIGQKIIIIIGGLIAAYGLEAVLIPNNVSDGGVTGISIVISQVTPISLGILIAVLNIPFIYLGYKQIGKSFAINSVIGIASLSIGTSLMHHVPTIIEGDALLITVVGGIILGLGMGLALRNGGALDGIDMLAVLLSRKLPFGTSDLILFLNFFVFIVVSLVFGFKGALLSAIAYFIASKVIHIVEEGLSGSKTFKIITVEPVEMVETIRDRLGRSATFNTVQGAYSNQEFKEITCVINRMEESKMKAIIREIDPNAFVTIYEVVEVKGGNFQKRDVH, from the coding sequence ATGGCAAGTCAAGGGGTAGCTAAGTCAATTGGACAAAAAATCATCATTATTATTGGCGGTCTAATCGCCGCTTACGGATTAGAAGCTGTTTTAATCCCAAATAACGTATCAGATGGAGGGGTTACAGGAATTAGTATCGTGATATCACAAGTCACACCGATATCTTTAGGAATATTAATTGCTGTACTTAACATTCCATTTATTTATTTAGGCTATAAGCAAATCGGAAAAAGCTTTGCCATTAATTCGGTAATCGGTATTGCATCATTATCGATTGGTACATCATTAATGCACCACGTACCTACAATTATCGAAGGAGATGCGTTATTAATTACTGTAGTCGGAGGGATCATCCTTGGGCTAGGAATGGGGTTAGCGCTTCGTAACGGTGGAGCATTAGATGGAATCGATATGCTCGCTGTTTTACTATCTAGAAAGCTACCATTTGGAACAAGTGATTTAATCTTATTTTTAAATTTCTTCGTATTCATTGTTGTATCTTTAGTATTCGGCTTTAAAGGGGCCTTACTTTCTGCAATTGCTTACTTTATCGCTTCAAAAGTAATACACATTGTGGAAGAAGGTTTAAGTGGCTCTAAAACATTTAAAATTATCACAGTTGAGCCAGTAGAAATGGTCGAAACAATTCGCGATCGTTTAGGTCGTAGCGCAACGTTCAATACGGTACAAGGTGCTTATTCAAACCAAGAATTTAAAGAAATTACATGCGTCATCAACCGAATGGAAGAAAGTAAAATGAAGGCAATCATCCGCGAAATCGATCCGAACGCTTTCGTAACGATTTATGAAGTTGTCGAAGTTAAAGGTGGTAACTTCCAAAAGAGAGACGTCCATTAA
- a CDS encoding ABC transporter, whose protein sequence is MIRSLKIGLLIERKNRKNLVALLAVAVFVFGMMFFIKAQEVGQQLDDKKSDFYNGRAALSKFQVKDASEDGDGSHLYKNLTEQNRSIALQIAGLTMKNYPLYYEASMRTTELRNEAFDLEDYDKVADLLPTKLENTLNYMYFKWLVDSEKQGISDLSHYLPFLLYFFSIAGFGWYIFISFYTSSILLDDFEHTSLMKGYPVRFDQYIISKCIIALGYVVVFIALIFICALPLLKSGFGDMTEPVRVFLGDPALISSISYIGRAILYMIVISVFVMLLSIILNVLVKNMYLTLFIHFILFFLPIVFSRLISIFPYNPFNFMSFNDILSGLPVDLEKSTSITMNQGLMVIVICIVLMLVIIQRFLSTGKIKRV, encoded by the coding sequence ATGATTCGATCGTTGAAGATTGGGCTACTGATTGAACGTAAAAATCGTAAAAACTTAGTAGCACTGTTGGCTGTTGCTGTTTTCGTATTTGGAATGATGTTTTTCATTAAGGCACAAGAGGTAGGACAGCAGCTTGATGATAAGAAGAGTGATTTTTACAATGGGCGTGCTGCGTTATCAAAGTTTCAGGTGAAGGATGCATCCGAAGATGGAGATGGCAGTCATCTCTATAAAAATTTGACCGAGCAAAATAGGTCGATTGCGTTACAAATTGCTGGGTTAACAATGAAGAATTATCCGCTCTATTATGAGGCTTCGATGCGTACAACAGAGCTTCGAAATGAGGCATTTGATCTTGAGGACTATGATAAAGTGGCAGATTTATTGCCAACAAAGCTGGAAAATACGTTGAACTATATGTACTTTAAATGGCTAGTGGACTCCGAAAAACAAGGAATTAGTGATTTATCACATTACTTACCGTTTTTACTTTATTTCTTTAGTATTGCAGGCTTTGGTTGGTATATTTTTATTAGCTTTTATACTAGCTCCATCTTATTGGATGATTTTGAACATACGAGTTTGATGAAGGGTTATCCAGTGCGCTTTGACCAATACATTATCTCGAAATGTATCATTGCGTTGGGCTATGTGGTCGTGTTTATTGCCCTCATCTTTATATGTGCATTGCCACTTTTAAAAAGTGGCTTTGGTGATATGACTGAACCTGTACGTGTGTTTTTAGGTGATCCGGCACTTATTTCAAGTATTTCGTACATTGGACGTGCAATTCTATACATGATCGTAATTTCTGTCTTTGTTATGCTACTGTCGATTATTTTGAACGTCTTAGTAAAAAATATGTATTTAACGCTGTTTATCCACTTTATTTTATTCTTTTTACCAATTGTATTTTCAAGGCTAATTAGTATATTCCCTTACAATCCTTTTAATTTTATGAGCTTTAATGACATTTTATCTGGGCTTCCAGTTGATTTAGAGAAATCGACATCAATTACGATGAATCAGGGACTTATGGTCATTGTCATTTGTATTGTGTTGATGTTAGTAATCATTCAGCGTTTCTTATCAACAGGAAAAATTAAACGGGTGTAA
- the glnA gene encoding type I glutamate--ammonia ligase, whose protein sequence is MTNTVVSGTSKLTKEDIKKIVQDKNVKFIRLQFTDILGTIKNVEIPVSQLEKALDNKMMFDGSSIEGFVRIEESDMYLRPDLDTFMIFPWTAEKGKVARLICDIARPDGTPFEGDPRSNLKRMLKEMEELGFTDFNLGPEPEFFLFKLDEKGAPTLELNDDGGYFDLAPTDLGENCRRDIVLELEEMGFEVEASHHEVAPGQHEIDFKYSNAIEACDNIQTFKLVVKTIARKHGLHATFMPKPLFGVNGSGMHFNLSLFQGNKNAFWDEGADLQLSKTAKNFLAGVLKHVQGFTAVTNPTVNSYKRLVPGYEAPCYVAWSPKNRSPLVRIPESRGLSTRIELRSVDPSANPYLAMAVILAAGLDGVKNEIEPPAPVDRNIYVMNAEERAASGIDSLPGSLDAALATLARDQVIIDALGEHIYANFKEAKEVEFDMFRTTVTQWERDQYLKMY, encoded by the coding sequence ATGACAAATACAGTGGTAAGTGGAACAAGCAAATTAACTAAAGAGGATATTAAAAAAATCGTTCAAGACAAAAACGTTAAGTTTATTCGTCTACAATTTACAGATATTTTAGGTACTATCAAAAATGTTGAAATTCCAGTTAGTCAATTAGAGAAAGCATTAGATAACAAAATGATGTTTGATGGCTCATCGATTGAAGGGTTTGTTCGTATTGAAGAATCAGACATGTATTTACGCCCAGATTTAGATACATTTATGATTTTCCCATGGACTGCTGAAAAGGGTAAAGTTGCTCGATTAATTTGTGATATCGCTCGTCCGGATGGCACTCCATTTGAAGGTGATCCTCGTTCAAACTTAAAGCGTATGCTAAAGGAAATGGAGGAACTTGGATTTACAGACTTTAACTTAGGACCAGAGCCTGAATTCTTCTTATTCAAATTAGATGAAAAAGGTGCTCCAACACTTGAGTTAAATGATGATGGTGGATACTTTGACTTAGCTCCAACAGATCTAGGTGAGAACTGCCGTCGTGATATCGTATTAGAGTTAGAGGAAATGGGCTTTGAAGTCGAAGCTTCTCACCACGAAGTAGCACCTGGTCAGCACGAAATTGACTTTAAATATTCGAATGCAATTGAAGCTTGCGATAACATCCAAACTTTTAAATTAGTAGTTAAAACAATAGCACGTAAACACGGTTTACATGCTACATTTATGCCAAAACCATTATTCGGTGTAAACGGTTCTGGGATGCACTTTAACTTATCATTATTCCAAGGAAATAAAAATGCATTCTGGGATGAAGGAGCAGATTTACAATTATCAAAAACTGCTAAAAACTTCCTTGCGGGTGTATTAAAGCACGTACAAGGCTTTACAGCTGTAACGAATCCTACGGTAAATTCTTATAAACGTTTAGTACCGGGCTATGAAGCACCTTGCTACGTTGCATGGTCACCAAAAAACCGTTCTCCACTAGTACGTATTCCTGAGTCTCGTGGACTATCAACTCGTATTGAATTACGTTCAGTTGACCCATCTGCTAATCCTTATTTAGCAATGGCGGTAATTTTAGCAGCTGGTTTAGATGGTGTGAAAAACGAAATTGAGCCACCAGCACCAGTTGACCGTAATATTTACGTAATGAACGCAGAAGAGCGCGCTGCAAGCGGAATCGATAGTTTACCAGGTTCTTTAGATGCAGCATTAGCTACACTAGCACGTGACCAAGTAATTATAGATGCATTAGGCGAACATATTTATGCAAACTTCAAAGAAGCGAAAGAAGTAGAATTTGATATGTTCCGCACAACTGTAACACAGTGGGAACGTGACCAATATTTGAAGATGTATTAA
- a CDS encoding MFS transporter translates to MTVSTSLQKERWKRDVTLFLSSQTISLFGSSLVQYAMMWYITLSTQSGIMMTIYIICGFIPTFLLSPVAGVWADRFNRKKLIVYADGLIAISTLILAILYLLGYESIWLLFIMASIRAIGTGIQTPAVGAVLPQIVPEKHLLRVNGINGTIQAVIMFISPMVSAALLSFTTMELIFFIDVVTATIAILVLVTLLKIPLHEKATENQRISYLEDFKLGIAYIREKDFLKSFFIFFALLFIMMAPAAFLTPLQVTRSFGDDIWRLTAIEIAFSIGMVIGGGIIATWGGFKNRVYTMMFAGVVMSVCTVLLGLIPVFWLYLSAMGLFGLAMPIFNTPTMTIIQEKVDPNYLGRIFGVFGMISTSMMPLGMLIFGPIADIVAVEHILIGTGLLMLVVTLCIKLSPSLVRAGETVSLKE, encoded by the coding sequence GTGACCGTATCAACAAGTTTACAAAAGGAAAGATGGAAAAGAGATGTAACACTATTTTTAAGTAGTCAAACGATTTCATTATTTGGTTCATCGCTCGTTCAATATGCAATGATGTGGTATATTACACTTTCGACGCAATCGGGTATTATGATGACGATTTATATTATTTGCGGCTTTATCCCAACGTTTTTATTATCACCTGTCGCAGGTGTTTGGGCGGATCGATTTAATCGAAAGAAACTGATTGTTTATGCGGACGGATTGATTGCTATTTCCACTTTGATTTTAGCAATATTATATTTATTGGGGTATGAATCGATTTGGTTGTTATTTATAATGGCTTCGATTCGTGCTATAGGAACAGGAATTCAAACACCAGCTGTAGGTGCGGTATTACCTCAAATCGTACCTGAGAAGCATTTATTGCGAGTTAATGGTATTAATGGGACGATTCAAGCGGTTATCATGTTTATATCACCAATGGTAAGTGCAGCATTGTTATCGTTTACGACGATGGAATTGATTTTTTTCATAGATGTTGTCACAGCAACGATTGCCATTTTAGTGTTAGTTACATTATTGAAAATTCCTTTACATGAAAAAGCAACAGAAAATCAACGTATAAGTTATTTAGAAGATTTCAAATTAGGTATTGCTTATATCCGTGAAAAAGATTTCCTGAAGAGTTTCTTTATTTTCTTCGCGTTATTATTTATCATGATGGCACCTGCCGCTTTCCTTACGCCACTCCAGGTTACACGGAGTTTTGGGGATGATATTTGGCGGTTAACTGCAATAGAAATTGCTTTTTCGATTGGGATGGTAATAGGTGGTGGAATTATTGCCACGTGGGGTGGATTTAAAAATCGAGTATATACAATGATGTTTGCGGGTGTTGTTATGAGTGTATGTACAGTGTTGTTAGGATTGATCCCAGTCTTTTGGTTATATTTAAGCGCAATGGGCTTATTTGGACTTGCGATGCCAATATTTAATACTCCTACGATGACGATTATACAAGAAAAGGTAGACCCTAACTATTTAGGGCGTATTTTTGGTGTGTTTGGTATGATTTCTACGTCGATGATGCCTCTCGGAATGTTGATATTTGGTCCTATAGCGGATATTGTAGCAGTAGAACACATATTAATTGGAACAGGTTTATTAATGCTTGTTGTCACACTTTGTATAAAATTAAGCCCATCTCTCGTTCGAGCGGGAGAAACGGTTTCGCTAAAAGAATAA
- the brnQ gene encoding branched-chain amino acid transport system II carrier protein, producing MDKKIPFSTYAVIGTMLFGMFFGAGNLIFPIQMGQLAGTNYSLALFGFLVTAIGLPFLGILAIGLSGSNGLRDLASRVHPVFGVIFALALYLTIGPFFAIPRTATVPFVVGFEPFIDPSQAKIWLAVFSFIFFAIVFYFSLNPAKIMDYIGKYLTPAFLIFLFILIAVSLFSPMGNFVEPVGSYINEAFMTGFKEGYNTMDALASLAFGIIVINAIKRTGITDKKEIAKATWKSGIFAMALMMLIYGLIAYMGASSVTAIGTYDNGGQIFAAVADHYFGSYGAILLAIIIVLACLKTSIGLITACSEFFNEVYPKISYKTFVVVLCIVSFTIANFGLTNIITFAIPVLMFLYPLAIVLILLALAGPLFRNKQLVFATAILFTFFISIIDGYNALIDSVPAFEIGFLSSIAEFYKEFLPLYSIGLGWIVPALVGAIIGIIIPSKK from the coding sequence ATGGATAAAAAAATACCATTTTCAACGTATGCGGTAATTGGTACGATGCTGTTTGGGATGTTTTTTGGAGCGGGTAACTTAATTTTTCCAATCCAAATGGGTCAACTTGCAGGTACAAATTATTCGCTAGCACTATTTGGTTTTTTAGTAACGGCGATTGGATTGCCGTTTTTAGGAATTTTAGCAATAGGCTTATCAGGGAGCAATGGTTTACGAGATTTAGCGAGTCGAGTGCACCCAGTATTTGGTGTCATCTTTGCCTTAGCACTCTATTTAACAATTGGTCCGTTTTTTGCAATTCCACGTACGGCAACGGTGCCGTTTGTTGTAGGATTTGAACCGTTTATTGACCCATCGCAGGCGAAAATATGGCTCGCCGTATTTAGCTTTATATTCTTTGCTATTGTCTTTTATTTTTCGCTAAATCCAGCGAAAATTATGGATTATATCGGAAAATATTTAACCCCAGCATTTTTAATTTTTTTATTTATATTAATTGCTGTTAGTTTGTTTTCACCGATGGGTAATTTCGTTGAGCCTGTAGGCAGTTATATAAATGAAGCGTTTATGACGGGCTTTAAAGAAGGCTATAACACAATGGATGCCCTTGCTTCCCTTGCGTTCGGTATTATCGTCATTAATGCAATAAAAAGAACAGGAATCACAGATAAAAAGGAAATTGCTAAAGCAACTTGGAAATCAGGTATTTTTGCGATGGCCTTAATGATGTTAATATACGGGCTTATTGCCTATATGGGCGCATCAAGTGTAACAGCAATAGGTACATATGATAATGGGGGTCAAATCTTTGCTGCCGTAGCTGATCATTATTTCGGGTCATACGGTGCGATTTTATTAGCGATTATTATTGTATTAGCTTGTTTGAAAACGAGTATTGGTTTAATTACTGCTTGTAGTGAATTTTTTAATGAAGTGTATCCGAAAATCAGCTATAAAACTTTCGTTGTAGTACTTTGTATTGTATCGTTTACTATTGCTAACTTTGGCTTAACGAATATTATAACATTTGCTATTCCTGTTTTAATGTTCTTATATCCATTAGCAATTGTATTAATTTTACTTGCATTAGCTGGACCGCTGTTTAGAAACAAACAGTTAGTCTTTGCAACGGCGATTTTATTTACGTTCTTTATTAGTATTATTGATGGATATAATGCATTAATTGACAGTGTACCTGCCTTCGAAATAGGTTTTTTATCATCAATTGCTGAATTTTATAAAGAATTTTTACCTTTATATTCGATTGGGTTAGGTTGGATTGTTCCTGCTCTCGTAGGAGCTATTATTGGGATAATTATTCCATCGAAAAAGTAA
- a CDS encoding ABC transporter permease: MWGYFNFEFKQFFTNKKNIAVFALLTFVTIFYVFKLAPAYDPIEKVDYDEIEARYLTREEFLDSMFGKNLSEYHDSVQYAVSIFDFLNPYDEQRLQALDDGNLRKYVVATRDWYFYTNVYTYRNDLLAYNPRYYMDDRRFAEDEAYYAYLEQFQRYDAYKRVWYDLTIEILEQRTALQTLERLLKGPLPYIILIATLLLTIDIVTKDRRHPSILKGFPIADWKRLFVKACIGLIGSMLLWIPIIVGLLIVGFQFGFGNFDLPVPVYGYDMIANEEGKFVYMSMGMFLFRCFLLLAAWMVVVVSAVLLCSILLRQELLNMVVGALLIFGERFYTSRGVGYFWNVEYYPTSYVQVGNIVSKYQNFYFTSKGLHDVLGLKLLLISAVILFVFKLLISLSNRFRLIK, from the coding sequence ATGTGGGGATATTTTAACTTTGAATTTAAGCAATTTTTTACAAACAAAAAAAATATTGCAGTGTTCGCTTTACTAACATTTGTGACGATCTTTTATGTGTTTAAACTTGCGCCAGCCTATGACCCGATAGAAAAGGTAGATTATGATGAAATTGAGGCGAGGTATTTAACTCGTGAGGAGTTTTTAGACTCGATGTTTGGTAAAAATTTAAGTGAATATCATGATTCTGTTCAGTACGCTGTCAGTATATTTGACTTCTTGAACCCATATGATGAGCAACGTCTACAAGCTCTTGATGACGGTAATTTACGCAAATATGTAGTAGCAACAAGGGATTGGTACTTTTACACAAATGTCTATACTTATCGTAACGATTTGTTAGCATACAATCCACGCTATTATATGGACGACCGACGATTTGCTGAAGATGAAGCTTATTATGCTTATCTTGAACAATTTCAGCGCTATGATGCGTATAAACGTGTATGGTACGATTTAACGATTGAAATTTTGGAGCAACGAACGGCACTTCAAACATTAGAACGCTTATTGAAAGGACCTTTACCATACATTATTTTAATTGCCACGTTACTACTGACAATTGATATCGTGACGAAAGATCGTCGTCATCCATCAATTTTAAAAGGTTTTCCAATTGCAGACTGGAAGCGGTTATTCGTAAAGGCATGTATAGGATTAATTGGTAGTATGCTTCTGTGGATCCCAATTATTGTTGGGTTGCTGATTGTTGGCTTCCAATTTGGTTTTGGAAATTTTGACTTACCAGTTCCTGTATATGGCTATGACATGATTGCAAATGAAGAAGGCAAATTTGTCTATATGTCAATGGGGATGTTTTTATTCCGTTGCTTCTTATTATTAGCGGCTTGGATGGTAGTCGTCGTTTCAGCAGTACTATTATGTAGTATTTTATTGCGCCAAGAGTTGCTCAACATGGTGGTAGGTGCATTACTTATTTTTGGAGAACGCTTTTACACAAGTCGCGGAGTCGGATATTTCTGGAATGTCGAATATTACCCAACTTCCTATGTACAGGTAGGAAATATAGTATCGAAATATCAAAATTTCTATTTTACAAGTAAAGGGTTGCATGACGTGCTCGGTTTGAAATTACTGTTAATAAGTGCAGTCATCCTATTTGTTTTTAAACTACTTATTTCATTATCGAATCGCTTTAGATTAATTAAATAG